The Nostoc sp. UHCC 0926 nucleotide sequence TAATTGTTCTCCAGAACCTACCTGTTTGAGGAATATTTGGTCTGTCCAAGAACCAACTGCATCACCTACGCCGGAGTTCGCTACTGTCCAAGATACATCAATCTTGTTACCAGATTGGGCTGCTGTGGGAGATGTAACGTTTGTTACTACTAGATCGGGAGGAGGAGTGAAATTTACTTGAACTGCATTGGAAGTGCGGCTGTTGTTATCAGTATAAATAAACTCGAATGGCCCACCTGTAGTTACAACTAGGTAGTAATTACCAGAAAGTCCGTTGGGCAGGGTAACATCAACAGAGGGATTGTAAGTTCCACCCACGGCTAATGCGCCTACGTGTTCAAAGCTGCCTAAATCTGCAATGATATTTTTGCCTTCGGGGTCGCTGGCCAACTTTACACGGTCTGTCCAAGAACTGGTGTTGGTTATTCCAATACCTGAGTTAGCAACTTTCCAGGATACTTGCATTTGTTGACCGCTGCTGGCCGTTGCTTGTGCTTGGACTTCTGAAACCAGCAAGTCTGCGTAGGGTGTGCGGACGACACTGAAGCTATTATTAGCAATATTGGTATTATTTGTCTCTAAGTTGTTCTCAAAGACCTCAGCAGTAGCATCAGTTTGCACAAATAACTGATATTGACCTTGAAAACCGGGAGAGAGGCGTAGTTTTTCCGAACGGGTGTAATTTTCACCGACATTTAAAAATCCATCGTGGGTGAAGTTAGCTAGTATAATATCGTCTGAGTTCCCGATTGTGCTATCGAGTGAGGCAATAATTCGGTCAACCCATGTGCTGGTTTTACCAATACCATTGCCAAGGTTGGTTACTGTCCAGTCGATGGTTACACTTGCTGGGTCGCCGATGGTTAAGGTAGGTGCTGTTACATGAGAAACAGCTAAGTCTGCGTATGGAGCTAGTTCGATTTGTAGTTGTTGAAAGACGATGTTTTGTTCTGCATCTTCTGTATTGTTAATTTCATTAACACTGTTGTTAGCATCAGTGATTACATATAGGTACTTTGTACCGCTAATATTTATAGGTAATTTAATGTTTAAGTCTTCACTGTAGCTTGTTTTTGCTAGTAGTCCGCCTGTATGTGTTACTTCTTTGATAAAATCGTTGCTGTTGGGAGTAAATGTTTCTGAGGGTGCATCTGATAAATAAACGCGGTCAACCCAAGTACCCAATGTAGCGTCTGCACCTGCATTAGTAACATCCCATTCTAAAGATATTATATCCCCCGATGTTGCTCTTAATATTGTTTCGCTAGCTGTTGGGATCTCATTAAGTTTAGTGATGGTTGGTATCAGGTCAACTTCTTTGAGATTAATGACGTTAATGTTGAAATTTTGCTCGTGAGTTAAACCGCCTATATCCTGAGTTCTAACAGTAATTATATGGTTAGTATTTTGCTCATAGTCTAATAAAACACTATTAGCAACTATTAATTGATTATTTAAAATTGCAAAACGCCCGTCAGCGTTATTGAGTAATGTATAAGTATGACTATCATTATTATCTGTATCGGTTGTGGTGAATGTTGCAATCACTGTACCATTTGAGCTATTTTCGTTAATAGTGTTATTGCTTAACTGAATTACGGTTGGTACTTCATTAACATTCTTAATAGCAATGGTGAATGTCTTTTCAAAACTTAAGCTATCCGCATCTGTAGCCCGAATTGTAACAGTGTGGCTACTATCATCTTCAAAATTTAATAAACTGCCATTAGCAACTTGTAATTCATTGCCAATTATTTTAAACCTCCCACCAGCATCATTGACTAATGAGTAGATATGAGTATCAAAACCATCTAAATCAAAAGTGTTTAAAATTCCAATTACAGAGCTATTAGAGCTATTTTCATCAATTTGAGTATTGCTAAGTTGAATATCAAATGGAGCTTCATTAACATTATTAATACTAATTTCAAAAGTTTTTTCTAGACTTAATCCTCCTTTATCCACAGATTGGACGATAATGTTATAGTTTTTCTGATTTTCAAAATCTAATAATTCTCCATTAGCAACTTTTAGTTGGTTCCCGTCTAGGAAAAAGCGACCACTAGCACTATCTAATAGTTTATAAGTATGAGTCTCGTCCAAATCTGGGTCAGTGGTACTTAAGGTACCAATTAGCGTTCCGGTCAAACTATTTTCATCAATTTTCTTATTGCTTAATTGAATATCTGTAGGTGGATTATTGTAGAGATCCAGGAATTGGATAGCTTGAGCAAAGACGTTATTATTTTCATTACCTTCTAATTGGTAATATTTTTCATCAGTAATAAAGAGCAGATATTGGTTGCCTGTAGCTGTTTGTGGTAGGGTAATTGTATAATCGACGGTATACGCAGTATTAACTGCTAGTACCGTTTGTTTTGATATACGACTAATGAAAGTATCTGTAACATCGAAGGTATTATCTATAGACAGATAAATTGCATCATACCAAGTTGTTGCATCCGTTAAGTCTTTACCTTGATTTTCTACTGTCCAACTGACACCAATGTTAGAACCAGGTTTAAGACTTGTCTTTACATCCACACCAGTTATCTTGAAATCAGGTAACTGATTATCCTCAATAAAGGTACTATTAGAAGTATCAAAAGTTCCTCCATTTTGGTGAATGGTTCCTGCTGCTTTGATAAATTTTCCACTAGAAAAGTATAGTCTACCTTGACGGAGGTCAACTGTACCAGTGTTGTTGAATGTGGAGTCGGAAAAAGTAGTTGTTCCTGTAGAATTAGATTTAATTAAACTGCCGCTATTGTTAAAAGTAAGATTGTATAAAGCTACGTCATTTTTAATTTCAAATATCCCTTGATTGTTAATTACCTCATTAGCACTGTCGTGGTCGCCGTCAATATAATAATAATCACTATTCCAGTTGACAGTTCCTTGGTTGTTTAAAGTAATTTGGTTTCTCAGGTATTTATAATAGCCATTATTAATGTTCAGAGTTGCTTCTGCAGCAATGTTAACTATTCCCGGACCGCTAAGTGTCCCTGCTAACCATTGATTATTTTGTCCTTTGAGTGTGACTACTCCTGTTGTGTTTAATCTCCCACTATTAAGGATGAAATCGTTGTTAATCGCCCCTTCCCCAAGAATTGTTAAATCACCACCAGTCAGGACCAAATCTTCTTGAGTTGTCAGCTTGGCAATTGATGTTGAGCCTTGACGAAAGGTAATCATAACCTCTTGTGGCACATCAATCACAACTTCATCTGTAGCTCCTGGTAATCTCCCCGTACTCCAATGAGTTAAATCGTCCCAAAAACCGCTGCCACCAACCCAATAAACTATATTAGAGCTAGAAACATTAGTATCTAAAGTATCAAAATTTGACTCGGTTGATTCAGAGGATATTTCATGAGTAGAATGAATATCTTCCCAAGTGGGAAAACGCCGCACCCCTGGAGGTAGTGTAGCGTCCATAACGGAAGTACCGTAATCTACATGAGATATACCAAGTACGTGTCCCATTTCATGGACGAGCGCACTCAGTAAATCAATTTTTGTCTCTACTGGACTATTCTCAATTGGGTTAAACTCAGAATCGTCGTCTGGAGTAAGATCTATAAACCAGCCAATACCAGCAGCATCTTGGTCAAGAGTAATCACATTCCCCTGAGTTAAACCTAACCTCAAACTAGGTAGGTCGGCGATCGCTAATTGTACTTCTTTGAGAATACCTTGCTCTCCTGGAGTGATGCCCACACTCGCCCAACGTGCAATAGCCTCGGTACGGAATATTTCTAATATTTCTGGTGTTAGTTGGTCAAAGCGCTGGTGAGTGTTTGTCTTTCCAGAGACATTTATAGTGCTGGTCTGCTGACTAATATCGCTTTGTGTCGCTTTGAAATCTGCACGAGTGAGGCTGGCTTGGGTTTCATCTTTACTTAAAAAGCCAACTATTGGGTGATTAGCTATGGCACCTGTAAGAGGGTCAAAGCTAGTGGTTAAGATGTCAGTTGAGTTTGGTTTTAAAGAATTAGCATCTCCAACTACAGTCAAAGGCTGTTCTACAAAAGAAGTCGCAGATAATGAAATATCACTGATTACAATTTTTGGACTAGTCAGCCCAACTGGTGATGTCGAGGGATGATTTGAAGAAATTCCAATTCCTTGACTCAATTTGAATGGATCTTCAATCACGGGTTTTATGTACCCGTCAACAGACAGCGGTGAATCGGTGGTTGGAAACAACTCGTTCATCCCTGACATATAAACCTCTAAAAAATTCTCAAAATTAACTATTTGCTATATAGCTTTTTCTATCGGGAGCAAAGAAATTGGATATTTATCAGTGCAGAACTGGCGAAGGGAGTAAATACTCTCTTTGTCGAAATATCTAAATATCTATCTGATCAGGGAGATCCAATAATTAACAATTCAAAATTCACACATTTAAAATTCAAACATTTTAGACAGCTGAGTTGGGGATTTAAACCCCAACTCAACTGAGACTACGTGTAATGGTTGGGGTCTTAAATCCTTAATTTTACGATAAATCCTCTTGCGCCAACGCATACAGCCGCCTAATTACGGTTTGCTCCACATTAGTTAATCGCTCTAACCATGACTAATAACTCATAAGGCTAAGGCTGATTTATTCTTTGCAAGTATTAAACTCAAACTCACAACTGCTTAAGCAGCAGAACTAGCAAATAAATTGGGAAATACCGTTTTATCTTCACTGTTTTTACCAAGAAACTTTGTGTTGATAATTTCTTGATAACTTTCTAAATCTAACTGCCAACTTTCAATGTTTTGATATAGACTGTTTTGGCATTCAGAACTACTTTCGCTGTTGACTTCGTAGCTAAAACTGCCACTAAACAACACGATTGGCGTAGTTGTCTCGTCTGGATTCCGCAATGCTGCTTCATTATTTAAGTCAAAGGTCAAACAATTTATCAAATTAAGCACTCCTTGCTGTCAAATTATTTAGTTCAGCAACTAAAACACCCGGATGTTCCCATGCTTATTGTCTAGTTGTTTGGCGCGGGCGTGCGGCTGCGCCGCACCGTCGCTTGTGACAGTTGCGTAAGTCCTGGATATTTTTAGAATGCGATCGCTGACCATGTGATTGAGCAAACGCGGTTGGTTGGAGTGTATCAGTGCTAACATCTGTACAATTTATTAGATCATTCTAGAAATCCAAGTCAGGTGCAAGCATGGGGGAGATGAGAAACAATTACACACCGCAAGAGCAGAAAAACATTGAGCTTGTAAAGGAATATATGCAGATCGCCTATGATCCTAAGCGTGCCAGCGCCGATACAGTAGCGCATCTGTGTGCATTAACCCGGATTTCTCACAAATTCGGAAAAGAATGGGGTAAAAACTGCTACAATTTATATATGGTAAGCATTCCAGCAATTATAAGGCATGACCCAACTAGCAGAGCGATCGCTCCCAAAACAGTTCAAATTTGAGCAACCAAAATCGCCCCCAGTTGTAGTTAATTTCCAGGGTGGACAGGTAACATCCGATGCCGGACTAAGCTTAATTGCTGAAATAGACAAAAAACTACAAATAACATCACAGTTTGCACAGTGTTTCCAAGATTACCGAAAACCAAATCGAATTGACCATACAGTAGAAAGCTTAATTACACAAAGGATATACGAACTGGTCATGGGGTATGAAGACTTAAATGATCACGAGGAATTACGTCATGATCCAATGTTTGCTATAGCATTAGGAAAAAGAATTGGAATAGAGGATAAGCAGGCAAAGTTGGCAGGAAAGAGTACATTAAACCGACTAGAACATTGCCCTGAAGATGTAGAACAAGGAGCAGACAATCGTTACCATAAAATTGGGCACTCTTCATTAGAAATTGAAAGTCTATTTGTCAAAATATTTCTCGAATCTTACGCAAAAGAGCCAAGACAAATTATTTTAGATTTAGATGTAACTGATGACTTAGTACACGGCAATCAAGAGCAAGTTTTCTTCAATACTTATTATAGGGGATACTGTTATGCTCCACTTTACATATTTTGTGGAAAACATTTATTAGCAGCCAAACTTTGCCCTTCTAATATAGACCAAGCCTGAGGGGGCGTTAGAAGAATTGCAGAGAGTCGTTAAACAAATACGTCAACAATGGCAGAATGCCGAGATTTTAGTACGAGGAGATAGTGCCTATTCCAGAGACGATATCATGACATGGTGTGAGTCACAGACTGGGGTTAACTACGTTTTTGGATTGGCGCAAAATAGTCGTTTAATTCAGATGACTACCACGACTAAAAATAGAGCCTCGCTTGAGTATCGTTAGACCACCCTGGCAATAAGGACACTTAAGTAAAGTCTTCCCCCTGTTGATATCTTCAATACATATCAAGATACCTTCTTCATTTACACCATATTTTAGCCACATTGCCACACCATTATTGAATAGTTAAAGTTGCTCCTACAAGTGTGCTTCAACTTTTCAAAAATGTATCTATCTTCTGGGCTAAGTAATGTTGATTTGAAGAATGTAAGTGCAATGGAATCAAGCGTAGGCATCGCTTGAGGATAAGTGTGTTTTGTGTTAATGGATACCCAAAAATTTCTTAGAGGAAAAAAAAGGAAAGTGAAGGCGTTGGCGAT carries:
- a CDS encoding CARDB domain-containing protein, whose amino-acid sequence is MNELFPTTDSPLSVDGYIKPVIEDPFKLSQGIGISSNHPSTSPVGLTSPKIVISDISLSATSFVEQPLTVVGDANSLKPNSTDILTTSFDPLTGAIANHPIVGFLSKDETQASLTRADFKATQSDISQQTSTINVSGKTNTHQRFDQLTPEILEIFRTEAIARWASVGITPGEQGILKEVQLAIADLPSLRLGLTQGNVITLDQDAAGIGWFIDLTPDDDSEFNPIENSPVETKIDLLSALVHEMGHVLGISHVDYGTSVMDATLPPGVRRFPTWEDIHSTHEISSESTESNFDTLDTNVSSSNIVYWVGGSGFWDDLTHWSTGRLPGATDEVVIDVPQEVMITFRQGSTSIAKLTTQEDLVLTGGDLTILGEGAINNDFILNSGRLNTTGVVTLKGQNNQWLAGTLSGPGIVNIAAEATLNINNGYYKYLRNQITLNNQGTVNWNSDYYYIDGDHDSANEVINNQGIFEIKNDVALYNLTFNNSGSLIKSNSTGTTTFSDSTFNNTGTVDLRQGRLYFSSGKFIKAAGTIHQNGGTFDTSNSTFIEDNQLPDFKITGVDVKTSLKPGSNIGVSWTVENQGKDLTDATTWYDAIYLSIDNTFDVTDTFISRISKQTVLAVNTAYTVDYTITLPQTATGNQYLLFITDEKYYQLEGNENNNVFAQAIQFLDLYNNPPTDIQLSNKKIDENSLTGTLIGTLSTTDPDLDETHTYKLLDSASGRFFLDGNQLKVANGELLDFENQKNYNIIVQSVDKGGLSLEKTFEISINNVNEAPFDIQLSNTQIDENSSNSSVIGILNTFDLDGFDTHIYSLVNDAGGRFKIIGNELQVANGSLLNFEDDSSHTVTIRATDADSLSFEKTFTIAIKNVNEVPTVIQLSNNTINENSSNGTVIATFTTTDTDNNDSHTYTLLNNADGRFAILNNQLIVANSVLLDYEQNTNHIITVRTQDIGGLTHEQNFNINVINLKEVDLIPTITKLNEIPTASETILRATSGDIISLEWDVTNAGADATLGTWVDRVYLSDAPSETFTPNSNDFIKEVTHTGGLLAKTSYSEDLNIKLPINISGTKYLYVITDANNSVNEINNTEDAEQNIVFQQLQIELAPYADLAVSHVTAPTLTIGDPASVTIDWTVTNLGNGIGKTSTWVDRIIASLDSTIGNSDDIILANFTHDGFLNVGENYTRSEKLRLSPGFQGQYQLFVQTDATAEVFENNLETNNTNIANNSFSVVRTPYADLLVSEVQAQATASSGQQMQVSWKVANSGIGITNTSSWTDRVKLASDPEGKNIIADLGSFEHVGALAVGGTYNPSVDVTLPNGLSGNYYLVVTTGGPFEFIYTDNNSRTSNAVQVNFTPPPDLVVTNVTSPTAAQSGNKIDVSWTVANSGVGDAVGSWTDQIFLKQVGSGEQLIFLGSFTYGNGLLAGKNYTRSEQFVLPSTLQGLYEVVVKTNATNSLYENSATDNNTTSTNPNNLLVNLTARPDLQVKEIIAPTTVNAGGTISLDFIISNEGTVGTNTPNWQDRVYLSLDDKVNYDDLSLGSFSNGAALASLESYRTQANTLVIPKYFRGEAYLIVQADASGLVDEYPRESNNTKAVKLNINSLPPADLVTSQVVAPTQAFEGSKIKVSYTVTNLGIGETDRDTWTDTIWLTRDKNRPSPTNKERKSEDILLTSVGHNGVLKVGEKYSAQIDVTLPSQITGEWYISAWSDAYNVVLEDTLDINTNPDDPTELDNNNYKARPISILLTPPPDLVVTTVVPTTQAVGGQPFSVSWTVQNQGANGIAASNWVDNVYLSDSPTLNTPGAKHWFLGSVDHGGNLGVNESLAVWYLKAITRVITPKPVFNPWC